One window from the genome of Cricetulus griseus strain 17A/GY chromosome 2, alternate assembly CriGri-PICRH-1.0, whole genome shotgun sequence encodes:
- the Atp6v1g1 gene encoding V-type proton ATPase subunit G 1 produces the protein MASQSQGIQQLLQAEKRAAEKVSEARKRKNRRLKQAKEEAQAEIEQYRLQREKEFKAKAAAALGSHGSCSSEVEKETQEKMTVLQHYFEQNRDEVLDNLLAFVCDIRPEIHENYRING, from the exons ATGGCGAGTCAGTCGCAAGGcatccagcagctgctgcagGCCGAGAAGCGGGCGGCCGAGAAGGTGTCCGAGGCCCGCAAGC GGAAGAACCGGAGGCTGAAGCAAGCCAAGGAAGAAGCCCAGGCTGAGATTGAACAGTACCGCctgcagagagagaaggagttcaaggccaaggcaGCTGCG GCACTGGGGTCCCACGGCAGTTGTAGCAGTGAGGTGGAGAAGGAGACCCAGGAGAAGATGACCGTTCTCCAGCACTATTTCGAGCAGAACAGGGATGAAGTCCTGGATAACCTCCTGGCCTTTGTGTGTGACATTCGTCCAGAAATCCATGAAAACTACCGAATAAATGGATAG